One genomic segment of Nitrospira sp. includes these proteins:
- a CDS encoding glycosyltransferase family 4 protein gives MMAVRKVVHIITRLDHGGSARNTMLTVLGHDRTQFEPVMVTGQAESWNAQGGLIAIMENLRFLDKEAIRYHLVPSLVRRISPKGDLAALWKLVALLRQEQPDIVHTHTSKAGVLGRLAAWITGVPKIVHTPHGHVFYGHFGSIRSWIFLQIERGLAWITDELIALTPVERTEHLERGVGLPDRFAVIPSGIDIDRFKQARTAGKVMPEWFDCPPDATVIGSVGWLTGIKGHRFLVDAVAQLKQEHPHLHLVILGSGDQHDALLRQAGQAGITQALHLVGRREDVELALAGMDCFVLPSLNEGMGRALIEAMAAGLPVIASRTGGIPALIEDEKNGLLVPPGDSLALAVALRRILFDPTWARTLGQQAMLSIGTDYGVPAMIRAIELIYREAAVRHA, from the coding sequence ATGATGGCTGTTCGAAAGGTCGTCCATATCATCACTCGGCTGGACCACGGTGGCTCTGCCCGGAATACCATGCTCACAGTGTTAGGACATGATCGGACTCAATTTGAGCCGGTCATGGTCACAGGACAAGCTGAAAGCTGGAACGCGCAGGGGGGACTCATCGCAATAATGGAAAATCTTCGGTTCTTGGACAAGGAGGCGATCCGTTACCACCTGGTTCCGTCGCTGGTTCGTCGTATCAGCCCGAAGGGTGATCTGGCGGCGCTGTGGAAGCTGGTTGCTCTATTGCGACAGGAACAACCCGACATCGTCCATACGCACACATCCAAAGCCGGGGTCCTAGGCAGGTTGGCCGCGTGGATCACGGGTGTTCCCAAGATCGTTCATACACCACACGGGCACGTCTTCTATGGTCACTTCGGTTCGATACGCTCGTGGATATTTTTGCAGATCGAGCGGGGATTGGCATGGATCACCGATGAGTTGATCGCACTGACACCAGTCGAAAGAACCGAGCATCTTGAGCGGGGAGTCGGGCTTCCTGATCGGTTTGCCGTCATACCAAGCGGTATCGATATCGATCGTTTCAAGCAGGCTCGGACGGCCGGAAAGGTGATGCCGGAGTGGTTCGACTGCCCACCTGACGCGACAGTCATCGGCTCCGTCGGCTGGTTGACGGGTATTAAGGGGCATCGGTTTTTGGTCGACGCCGTTGCTCAATTGAAGCAGGAGCATCCTCATCTGCACCTCGTTATTCTCGGCAGCGGAGATCAGCATGATGCCCTGCTACGCCAGGCAGGCCAAGCAGGAATCACTCAGGCCCTGCATCTGGTAGGTCGTCGAGAGGACGTCGAGCTTGCTTTGGCTGGGATGGATTGCTTCGTCTTGCCGTCGCTCAATGAGGGGATGGGGCGGGCCTTGATCGAAGCCATGGCGGCGGGACTTCCGGTGATTGCCAGCCGAACTGGGGGAATTCCTGCTCTGATCGAGGATGAGAAGAACGGCCTTCTTGTTCCACCAGGAGACAGTCTCGCGCTAGCCGTGGCGTTGCGACGGATACTGTTCGATCCTACCTGGGCCCGGACATTAGGACAGCAGGCGATGCTGAGCATTGGAACGGACTACGGCGTCCCTGCCATGATTCGAGCCATTGAGTTGATCTACCGAGAGGCAGCAGTGAGACATGCGTAG
- a CDS encoding WbqC family protein yields MRVTIHQPQFLPWLGYLDKIDQADALIMLDTVQFKKHEWQNRNRIRTAKGWQWLTVPVLQHFGQRIDDVLINPTTSWKTQHLRALDMHYARAPYRDLYLPELRELYARHWSRLSALNRAIVQWLLDAYGITTPVHSAAEYAARDEPTDRLSDLCRAVGATGYLAGPGAEHYMDRPRFECSGVRLEIQVFQHPIYRQVYEPFEPNLSALDLLLMQGPDALSTLRRARSRDCSMTSV; encoded by the coding sequence ATGCGCGTGACGATTCACCAACCGCAATTCCTGCCGTGGCTTGGGTATCTCGACAAGATCGATCAGGCCGATGCGTTAATCATGCTGGATACCGTCCAGTTCAAGAAGCACGAATGGCAAAATAGGAATCGCATCCGGACCGCCAAGGGATGGCAGTGGTTAACGGTTCCGGTACTGCAACATTTTGGTCAACGTATCGATGATGTGCTGATTAATCCAACCACCTCATGGAAAACGCAGCATCTCCGAGCACTGGATATGCATTATGCTCGGGCACCGTACCGCGACCTGTATCTTCCGGAGTTGCGCGAACTGTACGCTCGGCACTGGTCTAGGCTGAGTGCTCTCAACAGGGCGATCGTACAATGGTTGCTCGATGCCTATGGCATCACCACACCGGTCCATAGCGCCGCTGAATACGCGGCTCGCGACGAGCCGACTGACCGGTTGAGCGATCTCTGTCGGGCGGTCGGGGCCACAGGGTATCTTGCCGGGCCGGGTGCTGAGCACTACATGGATAGGCCGCGATTTGAGTGCTCTGGCGTCCGGTTGGAAATACAGGTGTTCCAGCACCCCATCTATCGCCAGGTGTACGAGCCGTTTGAACCAAATCTGTCTGCGCTGGATCTCTTGTTGATGCAAGGACCCGACGCGCTCTCGACACTGCGCCGGGCGCGATCAAGGGATTGTTCGATGACCAGCGTCTAG
- a CDS encoding PIG-L family deacetylase yields MKSATVTERMRILALGAHPDDIEVGCGGTLIKYAENGHRIFLMVMTEGGAGGNVSVRRREQERSAELLQAEEVFWGGYQDTEVPLGRDLIQTVEEIVRKIEPHFIFVHYHDDTHQDHRHLATSTITATRYTKNVLFYEGPTTQNFAPTVFVDIQQALDRKIQALEAHASQVRKTNIEGIDIADLVKSSAHFRGIQGRVKTAEGFVPLRLFINIGV; encoded by the coding sequence ATGAAGAGCGCCACCGTCACAGAACGCATGCGCATTCTTGCGCTGGGAGCCCATCCGGACGACATCGAAGTGGGGTGTGGCGGAACATTGATCAAGTATGCGGAGAACGGCCATCGCATTTTTCTTATGGTCATGACAGAGGGCGGAGCGGGCGGCAATGTCTCGGTTCGCAGGAGAGAGCAAGAGCGGTCAGCCGAACTCCTTCAAGCCGAAGAAGTATTCTGGGGAGGGTACCAAGACACGGAAGTTCCTCTTGGACGAGATCTCATCCAAACCGTCGAGGAGATCGTGCGGAAGATCGAGCCGCATTTTATCTTCGTTCACTATCATGATGATACCCATCAAGACCACCGGCATTTGGCCACGAGCACGATTACCGCCACGCGTTACACCAAAAACGTGCTGTTTTATGAAGGACCAACCACGCAGAACTTTGCTCCCACGGTTTTTGTGGATATCCAGCAGGCATTGGACCGAAAAATTCAGGCATTGGAAGCGCATGCCTCCCAGGTGAGGAAAACCAATATCGAAGGGATCGACATCGCGGACCTGGTGAAGTCCTCCGCACATTTTCGTGGGATTCAGGGCAGGGTGAAAACCGCAGAAGGCTTTGTGCCCTTACGATTGTTCATCAATATCGGAGTATAA
- a CDS encoding DegT/DnrJ/EryC1/StrS family aminotransferase, protein MLVPHSRPFIESDELQAAIEVLRSRRLAQGGMVEQFERGMAAYFGLAGGVAVSSGTAALEVTLRALGIGPADEVVLPSYVCVAPLLAIQRVGAIPRVVDIDLESFAIDPEAARQALTSKTKAMIVPHLFGLPADLTALEQLGVPIIEDCAQTLGAIEQSRVAGSVGLLTICSFYATKLLCTGEGGMVLSRDESLLERVRTLREYDEAPSLHPGATNLKMTDLQATIGLAQLNRLASFLERRSSIADEYRTTLDGTGLVQPIVPAGRTHVYYRFVVRMPDLHNQVNGVSSVIARFEGRGVQCRKPVFRSLHRYLELDGFPASEEAERTALSIPLFPSLTEEDVAQVHVALRSEWA, encoded by the coding sequence ATGCTGGTTCCTCACTCGCGCCCCTTTATCGAAAGTGATGAACTCCAGGCGGCGATCGAAGTATTGCGATCCCGCCGGCTGGCCCAAGGTGGTATGGTCGAGCAGTTTGAGCGTGGAATGGCGGCCTATTTTGGCCTGGCCGGCGGAGTTGCCGTCAGTTCCGGAACGGCGGCGCTGGAGGTCACACTCCGAGCATTGGGAATCGGACCAGCCGATGAGGTTGTACTTCCAAGTTATGTCTGTGTCGCACCGCTGTTGGCCATCCAGCGTGTCGGAGCCATCCCACGAGTCGTCGATATCGATCTGGAGTCGTTTGCGATCGATCCGGAAGCAGCGCGACAAGCCCTCACCTCAAAGACTAAGGCCATGATCGTCCCTCATCTGTTTGGCCTTCCCGCTGATTTGACGGCTCTGGAACAGTTGGGAGTGCCAATCATTGAAGACTGTGCGCAGACGTTGGGCGCGATAGAACAGAGCAGAGTCGCAGGATCAGTCGGGCTGTTAACTATTTGCTCATTTTACGCGACCAAGTTGCTCTGTACAGGTGAAGGAGGGATGGTGCTGTCCCGCGATGAAAGTTTGTTGGAACGAGTTCGTACGCTGAGGGAATACGACGAGGCGCCGTCCCTCCACCCGGGGGCGACGAATCTCAAGATGACCGATCTCCAAGCCACGATCGGTTTGGCGCAACTGAATCGGCTGGCATCTTTCCTCGAACGACGAAGCTCTATCGCGGATGAATACCGAACGACACTGGACGGTACTGGACTTGTGCAGCCGATCGTACCGGCCGGCCGCACGCACGTGTACTACCGGTTCGTGGTGCGCATGCCGGACCTGCACAACCAGGTGAACGGCGTGAGTAGTGTGATCGCACGATTTGAAGGCCGCGGGGTTCAATGCCGGAAGCCGGTGTTCCGGTCGCTCCATCGCTATTTGGAATTGGACGGTTTCCCCGCGTCGGAAGAAGCCGAGCGCACCGCGCTCTCAATCCCACTATTCCCGTCGCTCACAGAGGAAGATGTGGCACAGGTGCATGTGGCCCTGCGTTCGGAGTGGGCGTGA
- a CDS encoding MraY family glycosyltransferase, with product MKALETELAPRFYATTWRWMTPVVSALALGTIVLAIPAVRDLFQLEGLRWLHVFLFAFLGTGALTPLMVRIGHRWNLVDIPADRKIHVFPTPRLGGLAFYAGFLGSLLLNSIIPDWMVAVLVAGSLLLIIGVVDDIRELPAWTKLFGQLLAAGIVIASGKILTLFPLGPIGDAANIVLTLFWIVGITNAFNFFDGMDGLAAGLAVLMAGFMSVVAFETNQAGLGWLAIAMIGAGLGFLPYNFRGRGPAVIFLGDGGSTFIGFTLACLAVKGNWADSSPIVSFSNPLLIFGVLIYDMVHITVERVASGKVKSVKEWLDYVGKDHLHHRLERALGSRQASVAMIFLFTICLGLAALALRQAGTMEALLLLLQAGLIAAMITVLEISGRRR from the coding sequence GTGAAGGCACTGGAGACGGAACTCGCTCCGCGGTTCTACGCCACGACGTGGCGCTGGATGACTCCGGTCGTGTCCGCCCTGGCACTTGGGACCATCGTTCTGGCCATTCCGGCTGTTCGAGACCTCTTTCAACTTGAAGGTCTGCGATGGCTACATGTCTTTCTCTTTGCGTTTCTTGGTACCGGAGCCCTGACCCCGCTGATGGTCAGGATCGGCCATCGATGGAACCTTGTCGACATTCCGGCCGATCGTAAGATCCATGTTTTCCCCACTCCACGGCTCGGCGGTCTCGCTTTCTATGCCGGCTTCCTCGGATCGTTGCTGCTGAACTCCATCATACCCGATTGGATGGTTGCCGTTCTGGTGGCCGGCTCTCTCCTGTTGATCATCGGCGTCGTCGATGACATTCGAGAGCTGCCGGCCTGGACAAAACTGTTTGGACAATTGCTGGCAGCGGGTATTGTGATTGCCTCGGGCAAGATCTTGACATTGTTTCCGCTCGGACCAATTGGAGATGCGGCCAACATTGTTCTGACTCTTTTTTGGATCGTCGGTATTACGAACGCGTTCAATTTCTTCGACGGCATGGACGGACTGGCTGCGGGCCTGGCCGTTCTGATGGCAGGGTTCATGAGCGTCGTGGCGTTTGAAACGAATCAAGCTGGGTTGGGTTGGCTGGCGATCGCCATGATCGGAGCTGGTCTCGGGTTTCTGCCGTATAATTTTCGCGGCAGAGGACCGGCCGTCATTTTTCTGGGCGATGGCGGTTCGACGTTCATTGGATTCACGCTGGCCTGTCTGGCGGTGAAGGGGAACTGGGCGGATTCCAGCCCGATCGTGTCTTTCAGCAATCCGTTGCTGATCTTCGGAGTCCTGATCTATGACATGGTCCACATCACCGTCGAACGGGTTGCGAGCGGAAAGGTCAAATCCGTGAAGGAGTGGCTGGATTATGTTGGAAAGGATCATCTTCACCATCGCCTGGAGCGGGCCCTTGGTTCACGGCAGGCCAGTGTTGCCATGATTTTTCTCTTCACGATCTGTCTCGGACTGGCAGCGCTGGCGCTCCGACAGGCCGGGACCATGGAAGCCCTGCTGCTCCTCCTTCAGGCCGGCCTGATTGCCGCGATGATCACGGTACTGGAAATCAGCGGTCGCCGCCGATAA
- the mtnA gene encoding S-methyl-5-thioribose-1-phosphate isomerase — MVPTVEWKDGAVRLLDQSRLPEVVEFLDCRDYLTVAEAIRTLKVRGAPAIGVTAAMGVALGTHAINETEYSSFASAVFKICDELAATRPTAVNLFWALERMRRKLESLRDQPVPAIKQALIIESQVILEEDINLCKTMGRHGAELIGDGQTVLTHCNAGSLATAGYGTALGVIRAAWEQGKKIKVIADETRPVLQGARLTAWELMQDQIPVTLITDNMAGSLMRQGKIHLCVVGADRIAANGDVANKIGTYSVAVLARVHNIPFYVAAPYSTIDLKTKSGEDIPIEQRNPSEVTTIHGSHPLAPNGVSVYNPAFDVTPAELITGIITERGVFKPGDIASQFQSR; from the coding sequence ATGGTTCCCACCGTTGAATGGAAAGACGGCGCCGTTCGCCTGCTCGATCAGAGCCGGCTGCCAGAAGTAGTGGAATTCCTCGACTGTCGAGACTACCTCACTGTGGCGGAAGCGATCCGCACTCTGAAGGTTCGCGGAGCGCCGGCAATCGGGGTGACGGCAGCGATGGGTGTTGCCTTGGGTACTCATGCGATCAATGAGACCGAGTATTCTTCCTTTGCCTCGGCAGTTTTCAAAATCTGTGATGAGCTGGCGGCAACCAGGCCAACTGCGGTGAATCTCTTCTGGGCTCTTGAGCGAATGAGGCGGAAGCTTGAGTCCTTACGAGATCAGCCGGTCCCAGCAATCAAGCAGGCTCTTATAATAGAATCTCAAGTCATACTTGAGGAAGATATTAATCTCTGTAAAACCATGGGGCGCCATGGAGCGGAATTGATTGGGGACGGGCAGACGGTTTTAACTCACTGTAATGCTGGCTCACTCGCAACGGCAGGTTATGGGACGGCACTAGGCGTCATCCGTGCTGCATGGGAACAGGGCAAGAAAATTAAGGTGATCGCCGATGAAACTCGTCCTGTGCTTCAAGGTGCGCGGCTCACGGCTTGGGAGCTGATGCAGGATCAGATTCCCGTCACCCTCATCACAGACAACATGGCCGGCTCACTCATGAGGCAGGGGAAAATTCATCTCTGTGTTGTTGGCGCCGATCGGATCGCAGCGAACGGGGATGTCGCTAATAAGATCGGCACCTATTCCGTGGCGGTCTTGGCAAGAGTCCACAACATTCCCTTCTATGTTGCGGCCCCCTATTCGACCATCGATCTCAAGACGAAATCCGGTGAAGATATTCCGATTGAACAACGGAATCCATCCGAGGTGACGACTATCCATGGAAGTCATCCCCTGGCTCCCAACGGTGTGTCCGTCTACAATCCAGCCTTCGACGTGACGCCGGCCGAACTTATTACAGGAATCATCACCGAGCGAGGCGTTTTCAAGCCTGGTGACATCGCATCACAGTTTCAATCCAGGTAG
- a CDS encoding type II toxin-antitoxin system prevent-host-death family antitoxin has protein sequence MSNVRVADLKSRLSQHLRNVRAGRPITVLDRSTPIARIVPYEEEGASLTIRQPLLGAPSLKQISLPPPLKLRRDIVALLLEERQGER, from the coding sequence ATGAGTAACGTACGGGTGGCAGACTTAAAAAGTAGGTTAAGCCAGCATCTCCGCAACGTGCGGGCTGGACGGCCCATTACTGTTTTGGATAGAAGTACGCCGATCGCGCGGATCGTCCCTTACGAAGAAGAGGGGGCATCATTGACGATCCGACAGCCACTACTTGGGGCTCCATCGCTCAAGCAGATCTCGCTGCCTCCACCGCTTAAACTCCGTCGAGATATCGTCGCGCTTCTGTTGGAAGAACGTCAAGGCGAACGGTGA
- a CDS encoding PIN domain-containing protein, with protein MIAYLDSSTILRIILGQTNALQEWRSITQGVASALVEVECLRTLDRLRLAEDLKDAVIADRRETVFRLLEAIEVVELTRPILSRAAQPLPTALGTLDAIHLATALLWKERTRADLVMATHDEGLATAARASGLRIVGVSASA; from the coding sequence GTGATCGCATACCTCGATTCCTCGACAATTTTGCGGATCATCCTCGGCCAAACCAATGCGTTACAAGAATGGCGGTCGATTACTCAAGGAGTCGCGTCTGCTCTGGTTGAAGTGGAATGTCTGCGGACATTAGATCGATTGCGGTTGGCCGAAGATTTGAAGGATGCTGTGATTGCCGACAGACGGGAGACGGTGTTTCGATTGCTGGAGGCGATTGAAGTGGTCGAGCTGACGAGACCGATTCTCTCACGGGCGGCACAACCGTTGCCGACCGCGCTGGGAACGTTGGATGCGATTCACCTCGCAACGGCGTTGCTCTGGAAAGAGCGTACGAGAGCGGATCTTGTGATGGCAACGCATGATGAAGGATTGGCGACGGCAGCTCGGGCCAGTGGACTTCGAATCGTCGGTGTGTCGGCTTCTGCCTAG
- a CDS encoding IS3 family transposase (programmed frameshift), with product MEQVPRQQYTKEFREQAVRLVLEQPLTIPEAARRLSMSGRTLEGWVCRARQGQLATLGESRRPVTELEAEVSRLKRDLAEARMERDILKKATGVRCEGAAARYALMRTLRLHYPLSLLCRVLEVSRSGYYAWQHRRPSKRAQENVRLEVAIQAAHVRTRHTYGPERLQAELRADGFPAGIGRIKRLRKKLSLRCKQVRRFTTTTDSKHALPVAENVLAQTFVATRPNETWVTDITYIPTAEGWLYVAGIKDLYTCEVVGHAMEGRMTTDLVRQALVMALGAKRPRPGLIHHSDRGSQYCAQDYQDQLRQFGLIPSMSRKGNCYDNAPMESFWGTLKNELVHHRRYETREQARREITEYIELFSNRQRRHSRLGNCSPAAFAQQWARQQSAA from the exons ATGGAACAGGTGCCGCGACAGCAGTATACAAAGGAATTCAGGGAGCAGGCAGTGCGGCTGGTCCTGGAACAGCCGTTGACGATTCCGGAGGCCGCCAGACGCCTGAGCATGTCGGGCAGGACGCTCGAGGGCTGGGTGTGTCGAGCTCGGCAGGGCCAGCTCGCGACGCTGGGCGAGAGCCGACGGCCCGTGACGGAGCTGGAGGCCGAGGTGTCTCGGCTCAAGCGCGATCTCGCTGAAGCGCGGATGGAGCGGGACATCCTAAAAAAAGCCACCG GCGTACGTTGCGAAGGCGCAGCTGCCCGGTACGCGCTCATGAGGACGCTGCGTCTCCACTACCCGCTGAGTCTGTTGTGTCGAGTGCTGGAGGTATCCCGAAGCGGCTACTATGCCTGGCAGCATCGGCGGCCGTCGAAACGCGCCCAGGAGAATGTGCGGCTAGAAGTGGCGATCCAAGCTGCCCATGTGCGCACCCGGCACACGTATGGCCCGGAGCGCCTCCAGGCGGAATTGCGTGCGGACGGCTTCCCCGCCGGGATTGGGCGCATCAAGCGGCTACGCAAGAAACTGAGCCTCCGTTGCAAGCAGGTGCGCCGGTTCACGACCACGACGGATTCGAAGCACGCGCTGCCGGTGGCGGAGAATGTCTTGGCCCAAACGTTTGTCGCCACGCGCCCGAACGAGACCTGGGTCACCGATATCACATATATCCCCACGGCAGAAGGGTGGTTGTATGTGGCGGGGATCAAAGATCTGTATACCTGTGAGGTAGTCGGGCATGCGATGGAGGGCCGCATGACGACGGACTTGGTAAGGCAGGCGCTGGTCATGGCACTGGGGGCGAAACGTCCGCGCCCGGGACTGATCCACCACTCCGATCGTGGCTCGCAGTATTGTGCCCAGGACTATCAGGATCAGCTGCGGCAGTTCGGCCTGATCCCGTCCATGAGTCGGAAGGGGAACTGCTATGACAACGCCCCGATGGAGAGTTTCTGGGGGACGCTGAAGAATGAACTGGTGCATCATCGTCGCTACGAAACCCGTGAGCAGGCTCGGCGCGAGATCACGGAGTATATCGAGCTATTCTCTAACCGGCAGCGGCGACATTCTCGACTCGGGAATTGCTCGCCCGCGGCATTTGCCCAGCAGTGGGCCCGTCAGCAGTCGGCGGCGTGA
- a CDS encoding IS110 family transposase: protein MGILPTGSIYPKEERAIRDLLRKRSQLVRQKTSNLLSIHNLVTRNTGTAPTGNPIKTLTAETVHDVLPTPDLALAVTSRLAVMRGAAEQIAAIEHAIKARVALRPTVRQLLTVAGMGQTWALTIMLEAGDLHRFPTVGQWASSCRCVNSTTRSNGKRKGQGNTKNGNTYLAWASIEAANFAVRYDPDIQRVYQRKKSKTQGVVGDREGTLSEHRRTLRTRGDVCPLDQSLLMGDPILCVPPFAGASYHACLAVKSLTLPSLEVTLRPPKLPLTRIPQLNDGQGEAPGLCGGNGGLARGGQPVPVKADGHRRPR, encoded by the coding sequence GTGGGCATTCTCCCCACGGGCTCCATCTATCCGAAAGAAGAACGAGCGATCCGTGACTTGCTGCGGAAACGCAGTCAATTGGTGAGACAGAAGACGAGTAATCTCCTGAGCATTCACAATCTCGTGACACGCAACACCGGCACAGCGCCCACCGGCAATCCCATCAAGACCCTGACGGCAGAGACAGTTCACGACGTGCTGCCCACCCCGGACCTCGCCCTGGCGGTCACGAGTCGCCTCGCGGTGATGCGCGGTGCGGCCGAACAGATTGCTGCAATAGAACACGCGATCAAGGCACGCGTCGCCCTGCGCCCGACCGTTCGGCAGTTACTCACCGTGGCCGGGATGGGCCAAACTTGGGCCTTGACCATCATGCTCGAAGCCGGTGACCTGCACCGCTTTCCCACCGTGGGCCAATGGGCCTCCTCTTGTCGTTGCGTGAACAGCACCACGCGCAGCAATGGCAAACGCAAGGGCCAGGGCAATACCAAGAATGGCAACACGTATTTGGCCTGGGCATCTATTGAAGCGGCCAATTTCGCGGTGCGGTATGATCCTGACATTCAACGCGTTTATCAGCGGAAGAAATCGAAGACGCAGGGGGTCGTGGGTGATCGTGAGGGGACGTTGTCGGAGCACAGGAGAACGCTTAGAACCAGGGGCGATGTGTGCCCACTTGACCAGAGCCTTCTAATGGGTGACCCTATTTTGTGTGTGCCACCTTTTGCAGGTGCGTCATACCACGCATGCCTCGCGGTCAAGTCGCTGACCTTACCGAGTCTCGAAGTGACCTTGCGCCCCCCGAAGCTGCCATTAACCCGGATTCCGCAGTTGAATGACGGTCAGGGGGAGGCGCCAGGATTGTGCGGCGGGAATGGAGGGCTGGCACGAGGGGGCCAGCCTGTTCCGGTGAAGGCTGACGGGCATCGTCGGCCTCGCTGA
- a CDS encoding type II toxin-antitoxin system VapC family toxin, which translates to MALPIGGKVLLDTNVLIDFLRAGMHPEWVLGGHGPVVRFISAVVLLELRLGADSPKRKKAVDRIQQAFQGGRTLGLTPSILDHAGRLFRAVHGTAPGFRDRLGPMNDMLIALTAREIGATVITSNVLEFRRIAGKIPGLKVVAP; encoded by the coding sequence ATGGCCCTACCAATAGGCGGGAAGGTTCTCCTCGACACCAATGTCCTCATCGATTTTTTGCGCGCAGGTATGCACCCAGAGTGGGTCTTAGGTGGCCATGGGCCCGTCGTGCGGTTCATCTCGGCTGTGGTGCTACTGGAGCTCCGACTCGGCGCTGACTCGCCCAAACGCAAGAAAGCCGTTGACCGGATTCAACAAGCCTTTCAAGGTGGGCGCACCCTCGGCCTCACACCCTCGATCCTCGACCATGCCGGACGACTCTTTCGAGCCGTGCATGGCACCGCCCCCGGGTTCCGCGACCGCCTCGGGCCTATGAATGATATGCTCATTGCCCTGACGGCAAGAGAAATCGGCGCCACCGTGATCACCAGTAACGTGTTGGAATTCCGCCGCATCGCAGGGAAAATCCCAGGTCTCAAAGTTGTGGCGCCCTAA
- a CDS encoding nucleotidyltransferase domain-containing protein, translated as MYGSMARGTSTENSDIDLLVVASTTERFYERMGSALAVVRDISRGLPLAPLVMTPEELSVRLARGDQFIQEIVEIGVDL; from the coding sequence GTGTATGGATCCATGGCACGCGGGACGTCGACGGAGAACAGCGATATTGATCTCTTGGTGGTGGCGTCGACGACGGAACGTTTTTACGAACGGATGGGGTCGGCGCTGGCCGTGGTCAGAGACATCAGCCGGGGGCTGCCGCTGGCTCCGCTCGTCATGACGCCTGAAGAGCTCTCGGTCCGTTTGGCTCGTGGAGATCAATTTATTCAGGAGATCGTTGAGATCGGGGTGGACTTGTGA
- a CDS encoding HEPN domain-containing protein, whose product MTDRADSLYAEDWVKVARRDWRRLHVLLNDGDADGAGFFLQQAMEKYLKGFLLTHGWKLKKVHTLQSLLDEAAAFAPQVAVFRPVCERVSGFYIGDRYPSVGAEGLQIEDIRRELSDARLLITAIFSDERLK is encoded by the coding sequence GTGACAGACCGAGCAGATTCGCTCTATGCCGAGGATTGGGTGAAGGTCGCTCGCCGAGATTGGCGCCGCCTCCATGTGCTGCTCAATGACGGCGATGCCGACGGAGCCGGGTTCTTTTTGCAGCAAGCGATGGAGAAGTATCTGAAGGGGTTTTTGCTGACGCATGGCTGGAAGCTCAAGAAGGTGCACACGCTGCAGAGCTTGCTCGATGAAGCGGCGGCTTTCGCGCCGCAAGTGGCTGTCTTTCGTCCGGTCTGTGAACGAGTGTCCGGGTTTTACATCGGGGATCGCTATCCGAGCGTTGGGGCGGAAGGGTTGCAAATCGAGGACATTCGGCGCGAATTGTCCGACGCCCGATTATTGATCACGGCGATATTCTCAGATGAACGATTGAAATAG
- a CDS encoding Uma2 family endonuclease: MATQTGHLRLTYEDYRLIPDDGKRHELIDGEHVISPSPSIKHQRISLRLSHALHRFLQEHRLGEIFVAPCDVVLSDFDVVQPDLIFVATAQAAIVTEANIRGIPTLVVEILSEGNRKLDETIKRQQYEHYGIPEYWIIDPELEQIKIYRLTDGRYGQASVLSLEAQEQLATPLLPTLSLPLATLFK; this comes from the coding sequence ATGGCAACCCAGACCGGGCATCTGAGACTGACGTACGAGGACTACCGGCTTATCCCGGACGACGGAAAACGCCATGAGTTGATCGACGGAGAGCATGTTATCTCGCCTTCGCCCAGCATTAAGCATCAACGTATTTCTCTGAGGTTGTCCCATGCGCTGCACCGTTTTCTTCAAGAGCATCGGCTGGGAGAAATCTTCGTCGCGCCGTGCGATGTCGTTCTCTCCGACTTCGATGTCGTACAGCCCGATCTGATTTTTGTCGCTACGGCACAAGCTGCAATCGTGACCGAGGCAAACATTCGTGGGATTCCGACCTTGGTCGTTGAAATTCTGTCCGAAGGCAACCGGAAGCTGGACGAAACCATCAAGCGCCAACAGTACGAGCATTACGGTATCCCGGAATATTGGATCATCGACCCGGAGCTGGAGCAGATCAAAATCTACCGCCTCACCGATGGGCGCTATGGCCAAGCTTCGGTCCTCAGCCTCGAAGCCCAAGAGCAGCTCGCCACGCCACTGCTGCCAACCCTGAGCCTGCCGCTAGCCACATTGTTCAAATAA